The DNA sequence CAGGTGAGCAATCAGTGCTGATGAAAGAGGCCATTGTCAACTATTTTTTGGAAAAGGAATATATCTTCTAAATGGAATTATCAAAACCTTACTATGCCGTAATCTTTACCAACATTAGAACTGAGGGTGATCACGGCTATGCCGAAATGGCTGAAACGATGGAAAAAATGGCACGAAAACAACCTGGATTTATCGATTTTGAAAGTGCTAGATCCGGTTTGGGCATTTCGATAAGCTATTGGCAGAATTTACGGTCCATTGCC is a window from the Muricauda sp. SCSIO 65647 genome containing:
- a CDS encoding antibiotic biosynthesis monooxygenase family protein — protein: MELSKPYYAVIFTNIRTEGDHGYAEMAETMEKMARKQPGFIDFESARSGLGISISYWQNLRSIADWKANVDHQVAQKKGIEEWYSWYKVRICLVEREYEFTKP